Proteins encoded together in one Acidaminococcus timonensis window:
- a CDS encoding nitrite/sulfite reductase has translation MTQITEKTKETIREQFPVFQEAARAFYAKELPPAKYKGTSGKFGSYGERGAGTSMLRLRFPAGAIDTDHMRFLARVIRQYQVQLAHFTTGEALQLHHLDEKTVLALYQECFEAGIYCYGAGGDNPRNMTASPLHGVEKGEPFDMTPAIKAAANFLTNLIPDLKLPRKYKVSFSNGIDNEGHATFKDLGFVARTDGTFDVYAGGGFGVNGSRFGLKIKEQVPAEALSWYIEGYARDVYMKYGDYQHRGTARSRFIRDRLGDEQFRREVLAAAERAQASGVPALELEPEPALEKRGKDDRVLENPRIHGQKQEGLYYVEYKPVGGVPDMAVFRKLLDTAGSLEGAELRLNADETCYIINLTAEEARTIATLTDSDTAHTDFEHSVSCIGAAVCQQGLCDSHGTLARLVRVLRESGEDTHYLPKCHFSGCPSTCTVQSVAPLGFRGAFTLVNGERASAFQVYADGSYAYGKERISEPLALIPTARLPRFFLALNETLLKAREPFTSWYPEHKDQFLALAREFA, from the coding sequence ATGACACAGATTACGGAAAAGACAAAAGAAACCATCCGGGAACAGTTCCCGGTGTTCCAGGAAGCGGCCAGAGCTTTCTATGCCAAGGAACTGCCCCCGGCAAAGTATAAAGGCACCAGCGGCAAATTCGGTTCCTACGGAGAACGGGGCGCCGGAACCAGCATGCTGCGGCTGCGCTTCCCGGCCGGAGCCATCGATACGGACCACATGCGGTTCCTGGCCCGGGTCATCCGGCAATATCAGGTGCAGCTGGCCCACTTCACCACCGGGGAAGCCCTCCAGCTCCATCACCTGGATGAAAAGACCGTACTGGCTCTGTACCAGGAATGCTTTGAGGCCGGCATCTACTGCTATGGGGCTGGAGGGGACAATCCCCGGAACATGACGGCCAGTCCCCTCCATGGGGTGGAAAAAGGGGAACCTTTTGACATGACGCCTGCCATCAAGGCGGCTGCCAACTTTCTGACCAATCTGATCCCGGATCTGAAGCTGCCCCGAAAATACAAGGTCAGCTTCTCCAACGGCATTGACAACGAAGGCCATGCCACTTTCAAGGATCTGGGCTTCGTGGCCCGCACTGATGGCACCTTCGACGTCTATGCCGGCGGCGGTTTCGGTGTGAATGGCTCCCGTTTCGGCCTGAAGATCAAAGAACAGGTTCCGGCAGAAGCCCTGTCCTGGTACATCGAAGGATACGCCCGGGATGTGTATATGAAGTACGGGGACTACCAGCACCGGGGTACGGCCCGTTCCCGTTTCATCCGTGACAGGCTGGGAGATGAGCAGTTCCGCCGGGAAGTACTGGCCGCTGCCGAAAGGGCCCAGGCCAGCGGAGTACCGGCCCTGGAACTGGAACCGGAACCGGCACTGGAAAAGCGCGGTAAAGACGACCGTGTGCTGGAAAATCCCCGGATCCATGGCCAGAAACAGGAAGGCCTGTACTATGTGGAGTACAAACCGGTGGGCGGCGTTCCGGACATGGCTGTATTCCGGAAGCTCCTGGATACCGCCGGTTCCCTGGAGGGTGCCGAACTGCGGCTGAATGCGGACGAAACCTGCTACATCATCAATCTGACTGCGGAGGAAGCACGGACCATCGCAACTCTCACTGACAGCGACACTGCCCATACGGACTTCGAACATTCCGTAAGCTGCATCGGTGCGGCTGTCTGTCAGCAGGGCCTGTGTGATTCCCATGGTACCCTGGCCCGTCTGGTGAGAGTCCTGCGGGAATCCGGAGAAGATACCCACTACCTGCCCAAATGCCATTTCTCCGGCTGCCCTTCCACCTGCACCGTACAGAGTGTGGCGCCCCTGGGCTTCCGGGGAGCCTTCACCCTGGTGAACGGAGAACGGGCCAGTGCCTTCCAGGTCTATGCCGATGGCAGCTATGCCTATGGAAAGGAAAGGATCAGCGAGCCCCTGGCTCTGATCCCCACCGCCCGGCTGCCCCGATTCTTCCTGGCACTGAACGAAACCCTTCTCAAAGCCAGAGAGCCTTTTACCAGCTGGTATCCGGAACACAAAGACCAGTTCCTCGCCCTGGCCAGGGAATTTGCCTGA
- a CDS encoding alpha/beta hydrolase codes for MRFLWYFFKYLVALVLVLLLGVGAYAGNTAYQQLFNRPWDKLLAIENHRNDLDTIHMLEQKYGWQRVSVHSGDGTRLQGTYIENPSGSHDTVIILHGLYQNRTMDVPYARVYLARGYNVLMPDIRGHGESGGETNDWGIHDAEDMDSWVALLKQQDPQVRIGFHGISLGAAMSLIYAGTPQGRAMKFYVADSSYGNVLELGQEKLMNYTDDKRLLLGMEVVEPFFQAAMYYHTRKTLRDVDPASCVQRMTTPVLFLHGDVDRLIPPHIAENLMNRCTSSNKKLVYFEGSGHANEIMDNPRGYALAVGQFLDSLE; via the coding sequence ATGCGCTTCCTCTGGTACTTTTTTAAATATCTGGTGGCCCTGGTGCTGGTCCTGCTGCTGGGGGTGGGGGCCTATGCAGGCAACACCGCCTACCAGCAGCTGTTCAACCGGCCCTGGGATAAACTCCTGGCCATCGAGAACCACCGCAATGACCTGGATACCATCCATATGCTGGAACAGAAATATGGATGGCAGCGGGTCTCCGTCCATTCCGGGGACGGGACCCGGCTGCAGGGCACCTACATCGAAAATCCCTCCGGCAGCCATGATACGGTGATCATCCTTCACGGGCTGTATCAGAACCGGACTATGGACGTACCCTATGCCAGGGTCTATCTGGCCCGGGGCTACAACGTACTCATGCCCGACATCCGGGGCCACGGGGAAAGTGGCGGTGAGACCAATGATTGGGGCATCCATGATGCGGAGGATATGGACAGCTGGGTGGCACTGCTCAAACAGCAGGATCCCCAGGTGCGCATCGGGTTCCATGGTATCTCCCTGGGAGCGGCCATGAGCCTGATCTACGCCGGTACCCCCCAGGGCCGGGCCATGAAGTTTTATGTGGCCGACAGTTCCTATGGCAATGTGCTGGAACTGGGACAGGAAAAATTGATGAACTATACCGACGACAAACGGCTGCTGCTGGGCATGGAGGTGGTGGAACCCTTTTTCCAGGCAGCCATGTACTATCACACCCGCAAGACCCTGCGGGATGTGGATCCGGCTTCCTGTGTGCAGCGGATGACCACACCGGTCCTGTTCCTCCACGGAGATGTGGACCGGCTGATTCCACCCCACATTGCGGAGAACCTGATGAACCGGTGTACCAGTTCCAATAAGAAGCTGGTTTATTTCGAAGGGTCCGGCCATGCCAACGAGATCATGGACAATCCCCGGGGATATGCCCTGGCTGTTGGACAGTTTTTGGATTCCCTGGAATAG
- a CDS encoding AEC family transporter, with protein sequence MDIVRLGNLQLSLFLMILIGLYLRKKNIVDESGKRCLTDLVVNVIIPCNIIKSCLMPFEGNIFLTCGRILAAGAILQFLFMGLNHFLFNRYPDTRKKVLQYGTLVSNSGFLGYPVAEGVYGSLGLFYASVFLIPLRMVMWSVGTSYFMASHMSRRQVLKKVLTHPCLIGVYIGILIMATQVRLPGFLTMTIQYIGNCNAAVTMFIIGTILADVPLLTIFNRDSFLYSVLRLLLLPALAWGVSAALHLDAVATGIAVLMTGMPAGATTAIFAARYGSDAPFATKLTVLSTLLSMFTILFWCALLPEP encoded by the coding sequence ATGGATATCGTACGGCTGGGGAATCTGCAGCTTTCCCTGTTCCTGATGATCCTCATCGGACTCTATTTGCGCAAAAAGAACATTGTGGACGAATCCGGCAAACGGTGTCTCACCGATCTGGTGGTGAATGTGATCATTCCCTGTAACATCATCAAATCCTGTCTCATGCCTTTTGAGGGGAATATTTTTCTCACCTGCGGCCGGATCCTGGCGGCCGGGGCCATTTTGCAGTTCCTCTTCATGGGATTGAACCATTTTCTGTTCAACCGATATCCAGATACCCGGAAAAAGGTGCTGCAGTATGGCACACTGGTGTCCAACAGCGGCTTTTTGGGGTATCCGGTTGCTGAAGGGGTGTATGGATCCCTGGGCCTGTTCTACGCTTCGGTGTTCCTGATCCCCCTGCGGATGGTCATGTGGTCCGTGGGGACCAGTTATTTCATGGCATCCCATATGAGCCGGCGGCAGGTGCTGAAAAAGGTGCTGACCCATCCCTGCCTGATCGGGGTGTACATCGGCATCCTGATCATGGCGACCCAGGTGCGGCTGCCCGGTTTCCTGACCATGACCATCCAGTACATCGGAAACTGCAATGCGGCTGTCACCATGTTCATCATCGGGACCATCCTGGCAGATGTGCCCCTTTTAACCATTTTCAACCGGGACAGCTTCCTGTACAGTGTGCTGCGGCTGCTGCTGCTTCCGGCCCTGGCCTGGGGTGTCAGTGCGGCGCTGCACCTGGATGCGGTGGCTACGGGGATTGCCGTGCTCATGACCGGGATGCCGGCGGGGGCGACCACGGCCATCTTCGCCGCCCGGTATGGCAGCGATGCTCCCTTTGCCACAAAACTGACCGTATTGTCCACGTTGCTCAGCATGTTCACCATCCTGTTCTGGTGTGCCCTTTTGCCGGAACCATAA
- a CDS encoding metallophosphoesterase translates to MNPFFMTLLLVGLGGSAAMWALYRTGLSFLRPWWTLGLFLFLPLCFTVSNVYLHAFPRPVTRLLAWVGGLWMGLLYYAVLGAVLVLPGLLIGWLGHAPAFSLRVTRIVAGVVLLLAAGGCWWATHPVVRQVTYTTDKPVPGPYKVVFASDLHFGGLFGTEYGKELAARINGQQPDLILLGGDIVDGDLPFVQQEGSLDTLKELRARDGIYAVYGNHDKRMDTATIERSLLEKEGIRFLVDETKPVNAWLSLTGLDDYLFGDRRARFQPETGKCNILMEHEPRRLEKAAEEGYDLYFAGHTHAGQLLPNRLITRKMYPLDYGSRWFGTMLATTSSGYGLWGVPIRSGPRPEIVVVTILPKKD, encoded by the coding sequence ATGAATCCATTTTTCATGACCCTGTTACTGGTGGGACTGGGAGGATCAGCAGCGATGTGGGCGCTGTATCGTACCGGTCTTTCTTTTTTGCGGCCCTGGTGGACCCTGGGCCTTTTTTTGTTTCTGCCCCTGTGTTTCACGGTGAGCAATGTATATCTCCATGCCTTTCCCCGTCCGGTGACCCGGTTGCTGGCCTGGGTGGGCGGTCTGTGGATGGGATTGTTGTATTATGCCGTGCTGGGGGCCGTGCTGGTGCTCCCGGGACTGCTCATTGGCTGGCTGGGCCATGCACCTGCTTTCAGCCTCCGGGTCACCCGGATCGTTGCCGGCGTGGTGCTCCTGCTGGCAGCAGGGGGCTGCTGGTGGGCCACCCATCCAGTGGTTCGGCAGGTGACCTATACCACGGACAAACCCGTCCCCGGACCTTATAAAGTGGTATTTGCCTCCGACCTCCACTTCGGCGGTCTGTTCGGTACGGAGTACGGAAAGGAGCTGGCAGCCCGGATCAATGGCCAGCAGCCGGATCTGATCCTGCTGGGCGGTGATATTGTGGACGGAGACCTGCCCTTCGTGCAGCAGGAGGGCAGCCTGGATACCCTGAAGGAGCTGCGGGCCCGGGATGGGATCTATGCCGTCTATGGCAACCACGACAAGCGTATGGATACGGCCACCATCGAACGGAGCCTGCTGGAAAAGGAGGGCATCCGGTTCCTGGTGGATGAGACGAAGCCGGTGAACGCCTGGCTGTCGCTCACCGGACTGGATGATTACCTGTTTGGGGACAGACGGGCCCGGTTCCAGCCGGAAACAGGCAAATGCAATATCCTGATGGAACACGAACCCCGGCGTCTGGAAAAAGCGGCGGAGGAGGGATACGACCTGTATTTTGCCGGCCATACCCATGCGGGGCAGCTGCTGCCCAACCGGCTGATTACCAGGAAGATGTACCCTCTGGACTACGGTTCCAGATGGTTCGGCACCATGCTGGCCACAACCTCCAGCGGCTACGGCCTGTGGGGTGTACCCATCCGCAGCGGGCCACGGCCGGAGATCGTGGTGGTGACGATCCTACCGAAAAAGGACTGA
- a CDS encoding nitroreductase family protein: MSNNNEVLEAMQLRRSIRSYKTDPVPEADLQEIIKAGLYAASGRGSQDTIILAVTNPGMIKRLSRLNCEIGGWEPSFDPFYGAPAVLVVLADKNRPTAVYDGSLVMGNMMLAAHSLGLGSCWIHRAKEEFERPEGKALLKSLGITGEWEGIGHCVVGYVKGDIPIAPLRREHRVYFLK, translated from the coding sequence ATGAGCAATAACAATGAAGTATTGGAAGCCATGCAGCTGCGGCGCAGCATCCGCAGCTATAAAACGGATCCGGTTCCGGAAGCCGACCTGCAGGAAATCATCAAGGCAGGATTGTACGCTGCCAGCGGCCGGGGCAGCCAGGATACCATCATCCTGGCCGTTACCAATCCCGGCATGATCAAGCGTCTGAGCAGGCTGAACTGCGAAATTGGCGGATGGGAACCTTCTTTTGATCCCTTTTACGGGGCTCCGGCAGTCCTGGTGGTGCTGGCCGACAAGAACCGGCCCACGGCGGTATATGATGGATCCCTGGTCATGGGGAATATGATGCTGGCCGCCCATTCCCTGGGCCTGGGAAGCTGCTGGATCCACCGGGCCAAAGAAGAATTTGAACGGCCGGAAGGCAAGGCCCTGCTGAAGTCCCTGGGCATCACCGGTGAATGGGAAGGCATCGGTCACTGCGTGGTGGGCTATGTCAAGGGAGACATTCCCATAGCGCCGCTCCGGCGGGAACACCGGGTTTATTTCCTGAAATAA
- the rlmD gene encoding 23S rRNA (uracil(1939)-C(5))-methyltransferase RlmD, giving the protein MKEKNIPFKPKENIELTITGLGSSGEGVGKLSGFTFFVPGALPGERVQAQVTVLKKNYGQARLSKLLVPSPDRVTPPCPVYAQCGGCQLQHLSYPAQLALKRQTVVDAMERIGHFKNLAVLETLGAPDPWHYRNKMQVPAAQGRNHTLHIGCYAQGTHRIIDVDDCLIQQQANNQIVHVVRRWMEQYRIPALEEDARRGIVRHIMGRVGVRTGEVMAVLVTNEPQVPHLKDLVSMLKKDVPGFVTLVQNLNTRHTNVILGPKNKIIYGPGIIHDRLGDFTFSISPLSFFQVNTLQAEKLYETALQYAALTGQENVIDAYCGTGTITLFLSRKARRALGIEIVAPAIRDARQNARDNHIQNVDFLCGDAAREMPELVKNGSRPDVVVLDPPRAGCEQRVLDAIAKVRPHRVVYVSCNPASLARDAAILRDRGFVVRKVQPVDMFPHTSHVESVALLTYTR; this is encoded by the coding sequence ATGAAAGAAAAGAACATACCCTTCAAACCCAAAGAAAATATCGAACTGACCATCACCGGACTGGGAAGCTCCGGAGAAGGAGTGGGCAAACTCAGCGGTTTTACGTTCTTTGTGCCGGGTGCGCTGCCCGGTGAACGGGTCCAGGCCCAGGTCACGGTCCTGAAGAAAAATTACGGCCAGGCCCGGCTGTCCAAGCTGCTGGTCCCTTCCCCTGACCGGGTAACCCCTCCCTGCCCTGTATATGCCCAGTGCGGAGGCTGTCAGCTGCAGCACCTGTCCTATCCGGCCCAGCTGGCTCTGAAACGCCAGACTGTAGTGGACGCCATGGAACGGATCGGCCATTTCAAGAACCTGGCGGTACTGGAAACCCTGGGAGCTCCGGATCCCTGGCATTACCGGAACAAGATGCAGGTCCCGGCGGCCCAGGGCAGGAACCATACCCTGCACATTGGCTGCTACGCCCAGGGCACCCACCGGATCATCGACGTGGACGACTGCCTCATCCAGCAGCAGGCCAACAACCAGATTGTCCATGTGGTGCGGCGCTGGATGGAACAATACAGGATCCCGGCACTGGAAGAAGATGCCCGCCGGGGCATTGTGCGGCACATCATGGGCCGGGTGGGGGTACGGACCGGCGAGGTCATGGCTGTACTGGTGACCAACGAGCCCCAGGTGCCCCACCTGAAAGACCTGGTGTCCATGCTGAAAAAAGATGTACCCGGGTTTGTGACCCTGGTCCAGAACCTGAACACCCGGCATACCAATGTCATTCTGGGCCCCAAGAACAAGATCATCTACGGACCCGGGATCATCCACGACCGGCTGGGAGACTTCACCTTCTCCATCTCTCCCCTGTCCTTTTTCCAGGTGAACACCCTGCAGGCGGAAAAATTGTATGAGACGGCTCTGCAGTATGCAGCCCTTACCGGTCAGGAAAATGTCATTGACGCCTACTGTGGTACCGGTACCATCACCCTGTTCCTGTCCCGGAAGGCCCGGCGGGCTCTGGGCATCGAGATTGTGGCCCCGGCCATCCGGGACGCCCGTCAGAACGCCCGGGACAACCACATCCAGAACGTGGATTTCCTCTGTGGCGACGCGGCCAGGGAAATGCCGGAGCTGGTGAAAAACGGCAGCCGTCCTGACGTGGTGGTTCTGGATCCTCCCCGGGCAGGCTGCGAGCAACGGGTGCTGGATGCCATTGCGAAAGTCCGGCCCCATCGGGTGGTGTACGTTTCCTGTAACCCGGCCTCCCTGGCAAGGGATGCGGCCATCCTGCGGGATAGAGGCTTCGTCGTGCGCAAGGTCCAGCCTGTGGACATGTTCCCCCACACCAGCCATGTGGAGAGTGTAGCCTTGTTGACGTACACCCGGTAA
- a CDS encoding oxidoreductase produces the protein MEQQVVLVTGASSGIGRETAILLARTGHIVYGAARRLDKLRELSKYGVIPLVLDVTKEYSCQTALQQILDQQGSLDILINNAGYGSYGAVEDVPLSEAQRQLEVNVFGAIRLTKLVLPLFRRQHRGRIVMVSSIAGRLTGPFGGWYHASKYALEALSDALRMETAGQGVQVTIVEPGLVKTPWGHIAADHLEASSRRGHYAKAAAKMAAGIRRLYGKKWLSSPRDVARTIFLAANATQPQVRYLCGRDAWLLLLAHTILPAGIFDMAARWVMKKLS, from the coding sequence ATGGAACAGCAAGTCGTCCTGGTCACTGGCGCCAGCAGTGGAATCGGCCGGGAAACGGCCATCCTGCTGGCCAGGACCGGGCATATTGTTTACGGAGCGGCCCGGCGGCTGGACAAACTCCGGGAACTTTCCAAATACGGGGTCATTCCCCTGGTGCTGGATGTGACCAAGGAGTATTCCTGTCAGACCGCTTTGCAGCAGATCCTGGATCAGCAGGGCAGCCTGGACATATTGATCAACAATGCCGGATACGGTTCCTACGGCGCTGTGGAGGATGTGCCTCTCAGCGAAGCCCAGCGGCAGCTGGAAGTGAACGTGTTCGGGGCCATCCGGCTGACCAAACTGGTACTGCCCCTTTTCCGCCGGCAGCACCGGGGCCGCATTGTCATGGTCTCGTCCATTGCCGGACGGCTCACCGGTCCCTTCGGCGGCTGGTACCATGCCAGCAAATATGCCCTGGAGGCCCTCAGCGATGCCCTGCGTATGGAGACGGCCGGGCAGGGGGTGCAGGTAACCATCGTGGAACCGGGCCTGGTGAAGACCCCCTGGGGGCATATTGCGGCGGACCATTTGGAGGCTTCCTCCCGGCGGGGTCACTATGCCAAAGCAGCGGCGAAGATGGCGGCGGGCATTCGCCGTTTATATGGAAAGAAGTGGCTTTCCAGTCCCCGGGACGTGGCCAGGACCATATTCCTGGCGGCCAATGCCACCCAGCCCCAGGTCCGGTACCTGTGCGGCAGGGATGCCTGGCTGCTGCTTCTTGCACACACGATTTTGCCTGCCGGGATCTTCGATATGGCGGCCCGGTGGGTCATGAAGAAACTATCGTAA
- a CDS encoding 4Fe-4S binding protein, whose translation MLKHIATISFSPTGQTKQLVHRFGEALAKRFQIEGVTVDHTSFTLPEEQQSYHMYGPDTLVVFGTPTYAGRIPNKALPFVQQLFSGEEKQKTPAVALVTFGNRAYDSALTELRDELEKKDFRVFAAGAFACAHAFASIGKEHPTAEDRNAFETLLDKVEGKLREEVPLETVVINDNAPVGPYYIPKGEDGQPAKFLKAKPKTDLTKCDHCGKCAAVCPMGSISREDTDQVPGICIKCQACIQYCPKGAKYFDDPRFLSHKAMLEKTFQRTALSEIFY comes from the coding sequence TTGTTGAAACACATCGCAACCATTTCATTCAGTCCCACCGGCCAGACGAAGCAGCTGGTACACCGGTTCGGGGAAGCCCTGGCCAAACGGTTCCAGATAGAGGGGGTCACGGTGGATCACACGTCTTTTACTCTGCCGGAAGAGCAGCAAAGTTACCATATGTACGGACCGGATACCCTGGTGGTGTTCGGCACCCCCACCTACGCCGGACGGATTCCCAACAAGGCCCTGCCCTTTGTGCAGCAGCTTTTCTCCGGTGAGGAAAAGCAGAAGACCCCGGCGGTGGCGCTGGTCACTTTCGGTAACCGGGCTTACGACAGCGCCTTGACGGAACTGCGGGACGAACTGGAAAAGAAGGATTTCCGGGTATTCGCCGCCGGCGCTTTCGCCTGTGCCCATGCCTTTGCCTCCATCGGAAAGGAACATCCTACGGCAGAAGACAGGAACGCGTTCGAAACCCTGCTGGACAAGGTGGAAGGGAAACTGCGGGAGGAAGTCCCCCTGGAAACGGTGGTCATCAACGACAACGCCCCGGTGGGCCCTTACTACATCCCCAAAGGAGAGGATGGCCAGCCGGCCAAATTCCTGAAGGCCAAACCAAAGACGGACCTGACAAAATGCGATCACTGCGGCAAATGCGCTGCCGTATGCCCCATGGGGTCCATCAGCCGGGAGGACACCGACCAGGTACCCGGCATCTGCATCAAATGCCAGGCCTGCATCCAGTATTGCCCCAAAGGGGCAAAATACTTCGACGATCCCCGGTTCCTGTCCCATAAGGCCATGCTGGAGAAGACCTTTCAGCGCACGGCTCTGTCGGAGATTTTCTACTGA
- a CDS encoding GNAT family N-acetyltransferase: protein MNHIIIREATVEDAAAIRSIYAPYVETTVITFEYTVPSVEEFRRRIARTKERYPYFVAVDDGRVVGYAYAGPFVGRAAYDWAAELSIYVDIHLKKQGLGKKLYRALLDALKEMGVLDAYACIGLPEKADKYLDCNSAEFHAHLGFTPVGLFKQCGYKFGRWYNMIWMGLNLGEHRSPQPPVISYPQLKKQ from the coding sequence ATGAACCATATCATCATCCGGGAAGCCACGGTGGAAGATGCAGCGGCCATTCGGTCCATCTATGCACCCTATGTGGAAACCACGGTGATCACCTTTGAATACACGGTTCCCAGTGTGGAGGAGTTCCGGCGGCGGATCGCACGGACGAAAGAACGGTATCCCTATTTTGTGGCCGTAGATGACGGCAGGGTAGTGGGTTATGCCTACGCCGGTCCCTTTGTGGGGCGGGCGGCCTACGACTGGGCCGCTGAATTGAGCATTTATGTAGATATCCATTTGAAGAAACAGGGGCTGGGGAAAAAATTGTACAGGGCCCTGCTGGACGCCCTGAAGGAGATGGGCGTGCTGGATGCCTATGCCTGCATCGGGCTGCCGGAAAAGGCCGACAAATATCTGGACTGCAACAGCGCGGAATTCCATGCCCATCTGGGGTTTACTCCGGTGGGGCTGTTTAAACAGTGCGGATATAAATTCGGCCGCTGGTACAATATGATCTGGATGGGGCTGAACCTGGGCGAACACAGGAGCCCGCAGCCTCCTGTCATTTCCTATCCCCAGCTGAAGAAACAGTAA
- a CDS encoding putative sulfate exporter family transporter, which yields MSKENIQTSSRPTGLLGSEDWWAVWLGLFITLLGLGKIWGLDLLGWAATFGVWIDPAKAVGTSSKAYAWLGSPGALTATWLFTLGVTSIGARFMKADVKKFAAGFSVIYWITILSNILGNYAYLAATPNKRAAFHIGWSLSLGELGFVIALVAGLIIGNFFPTLARFLSTAAKPEWYIKTGIVILGANIGIQAISALGLASTVILRGLCAVVEAYLIYWPVVYFVARKFFKFTPEWAAPMASGISICGVAAAIATGSAIKARQIIPTILASVIIVFVAVELLILPFAAAYFLPGDPMVAGSWLGLVVKSDGGAVASGAIADSLIRSRALELFGVKYQEGWILMAATTSKVFIDIFIGVWSFILAVVWSIYHLNNPKAAGSSGKVSKQEIWNRFPKFILGFVVTLVGIFLAGWAHPGIMAGAKAGAGQANLLRAVFFGLCFFSIGLVTNVRKLWNAGLGRVIGVYSVTLLGFIIWVGLSISYIFYHGVLPPVL from the coding sequence ATGAGCAAAGAAAATATCCAAACGAGCAGCCGGCCCACGGGCCTGCTGGGCAGCGAAGACTGGTGGGCCGTATGGCTGGGGCTGTTCATCACCCTGCTGGGCCTGGGCAAGATCTGGGGGCTTGACCTGCTGGGCTGGGCAGCCACCTTCGGGGTCTGGATCGACCCGGCAAAAGCAGTAGGGACTAGCTCCAAAGCCTACGCCTGGCTGGGCAGCCCGGGAGCCCTGACCGCCACCTGGCTGTTCACTCTGGGGGTAACCTCCATCGGGGCCCGATTCATGAAGGCCGACGTGAAAAAATTTGCTGCCGGTTTTTCGGTGATCTACTGGATCACCATCCTGTCCAACATCCTGGGCAACTACGCCTACCTGGCAGCCACCCCCAACAAGCGGGCTGCCTTCCACATCGGCTGGTCCCTGAGCCTGGGCGAACTGGGCTTTGTGATTGCCCTGGTGGCCGGACTCATCATCGGGAACTTCTTCCCCACCCTGGCCCGGTTCCTTTCCACGGCAGCCAAGCCGGAATGGTATATCAAGACGGGCATCGTGATCCTGGGGGCCAACATCGGTATCCAGGCCATCAGCGCCCTGGGCCTGGCCAGCACGGTCATCCTGCGGGGACTGTGCGCCGTGGTGGAAGCCTACCTGATCTACTGGCCGGTGGTGTATTTCGTAGCCCGGAAGTTCTTTAAGTTTACGCCGGAATGGGCTGCTCCCATGGCCTCCGGCATCTCCATCTGCGGGGTGGCAGCCGCCATCGCCACGGGCAGTGCCATCAAGGCCCGGCAGATCATCCCCACCATCCTGGCTTCTGTGATCATTGTATTCGTCGCCGTGGAACTGCTGATCCTGCCCTTTGCAGCGGCCTATTTCCTGCCCGGAGATCCCATGGTGGCCGGTTCCTGGCTGGGGCTTGTGGTCAAAAGTGACGGCGGGGCCGTGGCCTCCGGTGCCATCGCTGACAGCCTGATCCGCAGCAGGGCCCTGGAACTGTTCGGGGTGAAATATCAGGAAGGCTGGATCCTAATGGCTGCCACCACTTCCAAGGTGTTCATCGACATCTTCATCGGGGTATGGTCCTTCATCCTGGCTGTGGTCTGGTCCATCTACCATCTGAACAACCCCAAAGCGGCAGGCAGCAGCGGCAAGGTTTCCAAGCAGGAAATCTGGAACCGGTTTCCCAAATTCATTCTGGGCTTTGTGGTCACGTTGGTGGGCATCTTCCTGGCCGGCTGGGCCCATCCTGGAATCATGGCCGGTGCCAAAGCCGGGGCAGGCCAGGCCAACCTGCTACGGGCCGTATTCTTCGGACTGTGCTTCTTCTCCATCGGCCTGGTGACCAATGTTCGGAAGCTGTGGAACGCCGGCCTGGGCCGTGTCATCGGGGTGTATTCTGTGACTCTCCTGGGCTTCATCATCTGGGTCGGTCTGAGCATTTCCTACATTTTCTACCACGGCGTACTGCCTCCGGTGTTGTAA
- a CDS encoding fluoride efflux transporter FluC produces the protein MDWKHDLLLLCYVALGGALGSVARFLVAKSLKGVWGHGFPWEMVFVNTFGCILVGLCAAFLYTKLPHPRWAMLLYWGFIGGFTAFSSFIKEGLHFFLHGEHITGFLYILLQNTLGMVAAGVSFWLGKSLM, from the coding sequence ATGGATTGGAAGCATGATTTGCTGCTGCTTTGTTATGTGGCGCTGGGGGGCGCCCTGGGTTCTGTAGCCCGGTTTCTGGTGGCCAAATCCCTGAAGGGGGTATGGGGACATGGCTTTCCCTGGGAAATGGTGTTTGTGAACACCTTTGGCTGTATCCTGGTGGGCCTTTGTGCAGCGTTCCTGTATACGAAGCTGCCCCATCCCCGGTGGGCCATGCTTCTCTATTGGGGGTTCATTGGCGGTTTCACTGCCTTTTCTTCCTTCATCAAGGAAGGTCTGCATTTTTTTCTCCACGGAGAACACATTACCGGTTTCCTGTACATCCTGCTCCAGAATACCCTGGGGATGGTGGCGGCCGGGGTGTCTTTCTGGCTGGGGAAATCTCTCATGTAA